A single genomic interval of Mesoaciditoga lauensis cd-1655R = DSM 25116 harbors:
- a CDS encoding lipoate--protein ligase family protein, which produces MKWLFWNSGSLSGEKNMALDLAMTERAKYENVILRLYGWNPPALSLGKFQKVDEINLESVKEQGFDIVRRPSGGRAVLHIDELTYAIAIPQSLVSKSVLRSYMEISQALVIGLKKLGLDVYMARERSNERYTDFAACFATTALHEVMIEGKKLIGSAQVRRDGVVLQHGSIPLHSHIEEYVRCFKLSSESAELLKKRLYQKTTSISEYIKVKRNDVVKAILEGFSERFGIDFIPAKGVIDELDWEKYVREVKV; this is translated from the coding sequence ATGAAGTGGCTCTTTTGGAATTCTGGATCTTTGAGTGGAGAGAAAAACATGGCTCTCGATCTGGCAATGACGGAGAGAGCAAAATACGAAAATGTGATTTTGAGATTGTACGGGTGGAATCCTCCAGCATTGTCGCTTGGAAAATTTCAAAAGGTCGATGAAATAAACCTTGAAAGTGTGAAAGAGCAAGGTTTTGATATCGTTAGAAGGCCCAGTGGCGGAAGGGCAGTTCTCCATATAGATGAACTTACCTACGCGATAGCGATTCCGCAATCTCTTGTTTCTAAAAGCGTGTTGAGAAGTTACATGGAGATATCCCAGGCACTTGTTATCGGATTGAAAAAGCTGGGATTAGACGTTTACATGGCAAGGGAGAGATCTAATGAAAGATACACGGATTTTGCTGCTTGTTTTGCAACCACCGCTCTTCATGAAGTTATGATCGAAGGGAAAAAATTGATTGGAAGTGCCCAGGTTAGAAGAGATGGTGTTGTTTTGCAACACGGCTCCATTCCACTTCACTCTCATATAGAAGAATATGTGAGATGCTTTAAACTTAGTTCTGAAAGTGCTGAGCTCCTTAAAAAAAGGTTATATCAGAAGACGACAAGTATTTCAGAGTATATCAAAGTGAAACGGAATGATGTGGTAAAAGCCATTTTGGAAGGTTTTTCTGAAAGATTTGGCATTGATTTTATTCCCGCTAAAGGTGTCATCGACGAACTTGACTGGGAAAAATACGTGCGGGAAGTGAAGGTGTAA
- a CDS encoding stage V sporulation protein S — translation MEALKVSSKSRPNAVAGALAGVLRENGRAEIQAIGAGAVNQAVKAIAIARGYVAPSGMDLVCVPAFVDVEIDGDTRTALKFVIEPRK, via the coding sequence ATGGAAGCATTGAAAGTATCATCTAAGTCGAGACCTAACGCAGTTGCAGGCGCATTGGCCGGAGTTTTAAGGGAAAATGGTAGAGCAGAGATCCAGGCAATAGGAGCAGGTGCAGTTAACCAAGCGGTTAAAGCTATTGCCATAGCACGTGGTTATGTGGCTCCAAGCGGAATGGATCTGGTGTGTGTACCAGCTTTCGTGGATGTCGAGATTGATGGGGATACACGCACGGCACTTAAATTTGTGATAGAACCAAGAAAGTAA
- the rbsK gene encoding ribokinase has product MIVVMGSVNADLVSFTKRFPKVGETVSGKDFAMFQGGKGANQAVGVSKLGEEVNFLGLVGNDTFGDFLLKSLKDVGVNTSFVKRVETKSGIASIWVNEEGENSIILSAGANAHLDEEMVSSSGKIFEKADYLLLQLETPLSGIVKASEIAKARGTKVILDPAPAMKLSAELLKNIDYITPNEVEISLISEGEDLIEQIKWLESQGPKALVKAGSNGAYILKAGKMKKFDAFKVKAVDTTGAGDCFNAAFAVSLSRGADIEEACRFAMAAAAISVTRKGAATSFPSQEEVEKFFERMKES; this is encoded by the coding sequence ATGATCGTTGTTATGGGAAGCGTAAACGCAGATCTTGTGAGCTTTACGAAGAGATTTCCCAAAGTTGGAGAAACGGTAAGCGGAAAAGATTTTGCGATGTTTCAAGGTGGCAAGGGTGCAAACCAAGCGGTTGGCGTTTCCAAACTTGGAGAAGAAGTGAATTTTTTGGGGCTTGTCGGAAACGATACCTTTGGAGATTTTCTCTTAAAAAGTTTAAAAGATGTCGGAGTGAACACTTCATTTGTAAAAAGAGTTGAAACGAAAAGTGGAATCGCCTCCATATGGGTAAATGAAGAAGGAGAAAATTCCATAATACTCAGCGCTGGTGCTAATGCGCATTTAGATGAAGAAATGGTGAGTTCAAGTGGCAAGATTTTTGAAAAAGCGGACTATCTTTTACTGCAGCTTGAAACACCTTTATCTGGCATTGTAAAAGCCAGTGAAATTGCCAAAGCCAGGGGAACGAAAGTCATATTGGATCCCGCTCCAGCGATGAAACTCTCGGCTGAATTGCTGAAAAACATCGACTACATAACTCCAAATGAAGTGGAAATATCTCTTATCTCTGAGGGTGAAGATCTTATCGAACAGATAAAGTGGTTGGAATCGCAAGGGCCCAAAGCCCTTGTAAAAGCCGGTTCGAATGGGGCGTACATTCTAAAAGCTGGAAAAATGAAAAAGTTTGATGCTTTCAAGGTAAAAGCTGTCGATACCACCGGCGCCGGCGATTGTTTTAACGCAGCTTTTGCGGTATCGCTTTCGCGAGGAGCAGATATCGAAGAAGCATGCAGATTTGCCATGGCGGCAGCGGCCATATCGGTTACAAGAAAAGGGGCTGCCACATCTTTTCCCAGTCAAGAAGAAGTGGAGAAATTTTTTGAAAGGATGAAAGAAAGTTGA
- a CDS encoding ABC transporter substrate-binding protein, whose protein sequence is MRKISVVALLIISFSLVSLASTLTVWFSWEGQNEFLSIVKEFEQTHPGIHVNVVYVPKMIQKLRITLASGGTFPDVALVRNDYLGILVEANKIHPLAVDTNDFGMNISKAFMVNGQEYAYPYYADVQVVYLNNSVLKKAKIVYPSFNWTLDDMEKTAQMIKKHGYVGILLNETASYFFNSFNAAFNDGKIPQQNGIPVVTGEGTLKAAELYNYLFNEKKIAVNYQKMALVNAFKTGKAGMMFMGSFLISDFVKSNVDFSILPYPYLNENQPIPPVLDPKGFVVFKESNEVKEFLDYVTSANMEEKFCSKNYKLPANSNAAGTLQEQNEFFKVMNISAKRAIVLPTSKVFKEGYVKAVETALSLYLSGKMELKTAFEKAQEYIEDHK, encoded by the coding sequence TTGAGAAAAATTTCTGTAGTAGCATTGTTGATCATTAGCTTTTCTTTGGTGAGCTTAGCAAGCACTCTGACGGTCTGGTTTAGCTGGGAAGGGCAAAACGAATTTTTGTCCATCGTAAAAGAGTTTGAACAAACCCATCCTGGTATACATGTGAACGTCGTTTATGTTCCAAAGATGATTCAAAAATTGAGGATCACCTTGGCATCTGGTGGAACCTTTCCGGATGTAGCACTTGTGAGAAATGATTATTTGGGAATTCTTGTAGAGGCAAATAAGATCCATCCTCTCGCAGTTGATACAAATGATTTTGGCATGAACATTTCCAAAGCTTTCATGGTAAATGGTCAAGAATATGCTTATCCCTACTACGCAGATGTGCAAGTTGTGTATCTTAACAATTCAGTCCTTAAAAAAGCGAAGATAGTTTATCCTTCTTTTAATTGGACTTTAGATGATATGGAAAAAACAGCCCAAATGATAAAAAAGCATGGATACGTCGGCATACTTTTGAACGAAACGGCGTCTTATTTTTTCAACTCTTTCAACGCGGCGTTTAACGATGGGAAAATACCCCAGCAAAATGGCATTCCCGTTGTAACAGGCGAAGGAACGTTGAAAGCAGCTGAGCTTTACAACTATCTTTTCAATGAGAAAAAGATCGCCGTGAACTACCAGAAAATGGCCCTTGTAAATGCGTTTAAAACTGGCAAAGCTGGTATGATGTTCATGGGCTCTTTCTTAATAAGTGATTTTGTCAAGTCCAATGTTGATTTTTCCATCTTACCTTATCCTTATCTAAACGAGAATCAACCGATTCCTCCTGTTTTGGATCCAAAGGGATTTGTTGTTTTCAAAGAGAGCAACGAAGTGAAAGAATTTCTGGACTACGTAACTTCTGCAAATATGGAAGAGAAATTCTGTTCAAAAAACTACAAATTACCGGCAAATTCGAATGCAGCTGGTACTTTGCAAGAACAAAATGAGTTTTTCAAAGTTATGAACATCAGTGCGAAAAGAGCTATCGTACTGCCCACCAGTAAAGTTTTCAAAGAGGGGTATGTCAAGGCGGTTGAAACCGCTTTAAGTCTTTATTTGAGTGGCAAAATGGAGTTAAAGACGGCTTTCGAAAAAGCGCAGGAATATATAGAAGATCATAAATGA
- a CDS encoding DUF933 domain-containing protein: protein MKIGIYGAPYSGKTTIFKLLVGDVNEEIGIAKVPDERVDFLSKLYRPKKTTYATIEFVDLPGLSPELPRKEKNQILSKIQNVDALLWVVRAFKDESVPRYFDNAGKEAEYLHDELLIRDLEIAETNIEKLKNAKRKLSHDEEHQLEALEKCAKALNEEKFVKLIDLSEDEKKALSSFGFFTMKESIIAVNLDEESFKKKAYEGKEKVEEIVNENSLAMMEMCGKLEMEINELEEDERKEFLNDLGLKESGIDRLAKVVYSALGLISFFTVGEDEVRAWTIRKGTNFKKAAGKIHTDIERGFIRAEVVKYNDMKELKSMKEIKSKGLMRLEGKESIVEDGDIVNIRFNV, encoded by the coding sequence TTGAAAATAGGAATATACGGCGCGCCGTATTCTGGAAAAACAACGATTTTTAAACTTTTGGTTGGAGATGTAAACGAAGAAATCGGCATTGCCAAAGTACCAGACGAAAGGGTGGATTTTCTTTCAAAGCTTTATCGTCCGAAGAAAACCACTTATGCCACTATAGAGTTCGTAGATTTGCCAGGGCTATCTCCAGAGCTTCCAAGAAAAGAGAAAAACCAAATTCTTTCTAAAATTCAAAACGTGGATGCTCTCTTATGGGTTGTAAGGGCATTCAAAGATGAATCCGTGCCCAGATATTTCGACAACGCGGGAAAAGAAGCAGAATACCTTCATGATGAACTTTTGATACGCGATCTGGAAATAGCGGAAACAAACATAGAAAAATTGAAAAATGCAAAAAGAAAGCTTTCACATGATGAGGAACATCAACTTGAAGCGCTTGAAAAATGTGCAAAAGCTTTGAATGAAGAAAAATTCGTGAAACTCATAGATCTTTCAGAAGATGAAAAAAAAGCGTTGAGCTCTTTTGGCTTTTTCACCATGAAAGAATCCATAATAGCGGTAAATCTGGACGAAGAATCGTTTAAGAAAAAAGCATATGAGGGTAAAGAAAAAGTTGAAGAAATCGTCAACGAAAATTCTCTTGCGATGATGGAAATGTGTGGAAAATTAGAAATGGAAATAAACGAGTTGGAAGAAGATGAAAGAAAAGAATTCTTGAACGATTTAGGCTTAAAAGAAAGCGGTATAGACAGGCTAGCCAAGGTCGTTTACTCCGCGTTAGGCCTTATCTCCTTTTTTACCGTCGGTGAAGACGAAGTAAGAGCTTGGACCATAAGGAAGGGAACTAATTTCAAAAAAGCAGCTGGTAAAATTCACACCGATATAGAACGAGGCTTTATAAGGGCCGAAGTTGTAAAATACAACGATATGAAAGAACTGAAATCGATGAAAGAAATAAAGTCAAAAGGGCTCATGAGATTAGAAGGAAAAGAATCTATTGTTGAAGATGGCGACATCGTCAACATAAGATTCAACGTGTGA
- a CDS encoding ABC transporter permease subunit: protein MTLFFVTLILSAILFMIAVARAKIAYVIALASLVFLVSFFPIVWGTFLSFFDFLTTSSIHFVGFKNIFMAFGDHGLSLSVKITALWALTVLLLKVAISYSLALSLSNLKKLSGFLYAVTLTPWAIPVYISIISWTVLIEGYGGSSMLSHILMTNLDLTSNIPLAFLTTAFVSTWLGIPMMTLVLLSSMQSIPRGLQDLSKMEGLDPLEKALNLYLPYTLPVAFPYMFLSFLSSFKEFTVFFLMTNGGPDIVSGFGSQTIVGATTSLGMLMYSKFYSTRNYGVVGAYSVAIGVVIMLLLIVGWNYQFKSRKSHLIISVLLTHAVFDIWKLGDGVFSVVPLIFYIFSYMFLIKKKRIFKKIFVIGAVIDVAYMIVNMLTRGFDGISVSAIISVVVAITFSFEGKIHVNPFKLSRRFWKVLKGIWLSTWSFGVFLPVWAVVFMALSRENVIPIEKFWPASTTFSNFYTLFQSQGFLRALENSLIISSLAVIMVIFTVFPAAWASIDSKGALKLGKTMAFASFFTGMHTLIPLAITFKFLGLLNTLWGISIAISAHSSVIAYFLILPFLQSIPKSLNEAAKLDGANDFSRMVKIYLPLSIPVLVTVGVYVFIEAWNSFVFPLILLDSQRLYPVSIVLYNFIGEYGVAYSKWNLFGAGSVVNMVIISMVFIFSRKRVMNGILTKGGI, encoded by the coding sequence ATGACGCTTTTCTTCGTCACCTTAATTTTAAGTGCAATTTTGTTCATGATAGCAGTTGCAAGGGCAAAGATCGCTTACGTGATCGCCCTTGCATCTTTGGTGTTTTTGGTAAGCTTTTTTCCAATAGTTTGGGGCACTTTTCTTTCATTTTTTGATTTTTTAACGACTTCATCGATTCATTTCGTGGGTTTCAAAAATATCTTCATGGCTTTTGGGGATCATGGTTTATCTCTTTCCGTGAAGATCACCGCTTTATGGGCTTTAACTGTGCTCTTGTTGAAAGTGGCCATTTCTTACTCTTTGGCTTTATCCCTTTCAAATTTGAAAAAGCTTTCTGGATTTTTGTATGCCGTTACCCTTACTCCTTGGGCAATTCCCGTTTACATAAGCATCATTTCGTGGACTGTTCTCATAGAGGGATATGGTGGAAGCTCCATGCTTTCACATATTCTTATGACAAATCTTGATCTCACTTCAAACATCCCACTTGCGTTTTTGACAACCGCTTTTGTCAGTACATGGCTTGGAATACCGATGATGACGCTTGTTTTGCTGAGTAGCATGCAAAGTATTCCAAGAGGCCTTCAAGATCTTTCAAAAATGGAAGGCCTAGATCCTTTGGAGAAAGCTTTGAATCTTTACCTTCCATACACGCTACCAGTTGCTTTTCCATATATGTTTCTTTCATTTTTGAGCTCTTTTAAGGAGTTTACCGTTTTTTTCCTTATGACGAACGGAGGGCCAGACATCGTTTCCGGATTTGGTTCTCAAACAATAGTGGGAGCGACAACGTCGTTGGGCATGCTGATGTATTCTAAATTTTATTCAACAAGAAACTATGGGGTCGTTGGGGCCTACTCTGTAGCCATAGGTGTTGTCATAATGTTGCTTTTGATCGTGGGATGGAATTATCAATTCAAATCCAGGAAATCACATCTCATTATTTCCGTTCTTTTGACTCATGCCGTCTTTGACATATGGAAGCTTGGAGATGGCGTTTTCAGCGTTGTTCCGTTGATTTTTTACATATTTTCATACATGTTTTTGATCAAGAAAAAGAGAATTTTTAAAAAAATCTTTGTGATAGGGGCCGTCATAGATGTAGCTTACATGATTGTGAACATGTTAACACGTGGGTTTGATGGAATAAGCGTGTCTGCCATAATTTCGGTCGTGGTAGCTATAACTTTTTCGTTTGAGGGAAAGATTCACGTAAACCCGTTTAAATTATCACGAAGGTTCTGGAAGGTTTTAAAGGGTATTTGGCTCTCCACATGGAGCTTTGGTGTTTTTTTACCAGTATGGGCGGTAGTCTTTATGGCACTTTCGAGAGAAAATGTGATTCCAATAGAAAAGTTCTGGCCCGCTTCGACAACGTTTTCAAATTTTTACACTTTGTTTCAAAGCCAAGGATTTTTACGGGCACTTGAAAATAGTTTGATCATAAGCTCTTTGGCGGTTATCATGGTTATTTTTACCGTATTCCCGGCAGCTTGGGCAAGTATAGATTCTAAAGGTGCATTGAAACTTGGAAAAACTATGGCCTTCGCCTCTTTTTTTACGGGCATGCACACTCTTATCCCTTTGGCCATAACATTCAAGTTTTTGGGCTTGCTAAACACGCTATGGGGAATCTCCATAGCGATTTCCGCTCATAGTAGCGTTATAGCATATTTTCTTATCCTTCCATTTTTACAGTCTATTCCCAAGAGTTTGAACGAAGCGGCAAAACTCGATGGTGCGAATGATTTTTCAAGGATGGTTAAAATATATCTTCCACTTTCGATCCCAGTGTTGGTGACCGTAGGCGTATATGTTTTCATAGAAGCCTGGAATTCTTTCGTGTTTCCGCTGATACTTTTGGATTCCCAACGCTTGTATCCGGTATCCATTGTGCTGTACAATTTCATAGGTGAATATGGTGTAGCATATTCGAAATGGAACCTATTCGGAGCTGGTTCGGTGGTCAACATGGTGATAATAAGCATGGTTTTCATATTCTCGAGAAAACGTGTGATGAATGGTATACTCACAAAAGGAGGGATTTAA
- a CDS encoding S4 domain-containing protein — protein MRLDKFLKVSGIIKRRSVAQKVAELGGILKDERALKPSYDVKVGDVLTIKQRHGTMTIRVTAIPSGDVKGDYFELLDQKKE, from the coding sequence TTGAGACTTGATAAATTTCTTAAAGTATCGGGTATAATAAAAAGACGCAGCGTTGCCCAAAAAGTTGCCGAATTAGGTGGGATTCTAAAAGATGAAAGAGCATTGAAACCTTCGTACGATGTAAAGGTGGGCGATGTTCTAACGATAAAGCAGCGTCATGGAACGATGACCATTCGAGTTACAGCTATTCCGAGTGGCGACGTAAAAGGTGATTATTTTGAGCTTTTAGATCAGAAAAAAGAGTGA
- the rsmI gene encoding 16S rRNA (cytidine(1402)-2'-O)-methyltransferase, protein MGLKIVGTPIGNLADITPRALETLQSVDVILCEDTRQTLKLLKHYSISKKLISFNDKNSSEKIQKILEELKKGKEYALVSDAGMPVISDPGFNLVDACHENDIEVDVIPGPSAVVSAVAASGLNTSHFVFLGFLPRGSKLRRTLKTVSELKMATVFYESPYRLKATLEEICKISPDARVFVAREMTKVHQTFYRGNPCELAEKVVEKGEISVVVEWSKRKRNVNID, encoded by the coding sequence ATGGGACTGAAAATAGTTGGGACTCCTATCGGGAATTTGGCGGATATAACTCCGAGGGCGCTTGAAACTTTGCAGAGCGTCGATGTGATCCTTTGCGAAGACACAAGACAAACTTTGAAATTGTTGAAACACTATTCCATTTCAAAAAAGTTGATATCTTTTAACGATAAAAACTCTTCTGAAAAAATCCAAAAGATCCTGGAAGAACTCAAAAAGGGTAAAGAGTACGCGCTTGTAAGTGACGCAGGTATGCCTGTGATTTCCGATCCGGGATTTAATTTGGTAGATGCTTGCCACGAAAACGACATAGAGGTGGATGTTATCCCGGGTCCAAGCGCGGTTGTAAGTGCTGTGGCTGCAAGTGGATTAAACACATCTCACTTCGTTTTTCTTGGTTTTTTACCACGAGGTTCCAAGTTGAGAAGAACTTTAAAAACGGTTTCGGAATTGAAAATGGCAACGGTCTTTTATGAATCTCCTTATCGTTTAAAAGCCACTTTGGAGGAGATATGCAAGATATCACCCGATGCGAGGGTATTCGTGGCGCGAGAGATGACGAAGGTACATCAAACCTTTTACAGAGGTAATCCTTGCGAATTAGCGGAAAAAGTTGTCGAAAAAGGGGAAATAAGTGTTGTTGTTGAATGGTCAAAAAGAAAACGGAATGTTAACATAGATTGA
- a CDS encoding Rossmann-like domain-containing protein has protein sequence MVYSQKEGFKINRYNILKEEAKKRASGATVKDYAMGIGLCTVVLNDGRTGVAYTAREAIPWGCSLYDELPKTGVHAEEFIDMFDSDDVLLRALGMATINACINQGEFEKGDIMEDVNLTKSDVVGMIGDFTPMVEDIKLKAKELYIFEKEKIPGTIPTEKIPDFLPKCDVILISATTLLNRTFDSIIQHAKTDRIYMLGPSTPICPTALPEVKVFGATWVNEGALRTVYHGGGTRNLYREKTGKKINFINREHKKA, from the coding sequence ATGGTATACTCACAAAAGGAGGGATTTAAAATTAACAGATACAATATCTTAAAAGAAGAAGCCAAAAAAAGAGCAAGTGGTGCAACTGTTAAAGATTACGCTATGGGAATAGGATTATGTACGGTCGTTTTGAACGATGGCAGAACCGGCGTTGCCTACACCGCAAGAGAAGCCATACCGTGGGGATGTTCTTTGTACGATGAGCTACCCAAAACGGGCGTCCATGCGGAAGAATTCATCGATATGTTCGATTCCGATGACGTTTTGTTGCGCGCCCTTGGAATGGCAACGATAAACGCCTGCATAAACCAGGGTGAATTTGAAAAAGGAGATATAATGGAGGATGTGAATCTCACCAAATCGGATGTAGTGGGAATGATAGGAGATTTTACGCCTATGGTGGAAGATATAAAATTGAAAGCAAAAGAGCTTTACATATTCGAAAAAGAAAAAATTCCCGGTACAATTCCCACTGAAAAAATACCGGACTTTCTTCCAAAATGCGATGTCATTTTGATTTCGGCGACGACGTTGCTAAATAGGACTTTCGATTCCATCATCCAGCATGCGAAAACGGACAGAATATACATGTTAGGCCCTTCAACACCAATTTGCCCAACGGCTTTACCAGAAGTGAAGGTCTTTGGCGCAACATGGGTAAATGAAGGTGCACTTCGAACGGTTTATCACGGCGGTGGAACACGCAATTTGTACAGAGAAAAAACGGGAAAGAAGATCAATTTCATCAACAGAGAGCATAAGAAAGCATAA
- the rsmG gene encoding 16S rRNA (guanine(527)-N(7))-methyltransferase RsmG: MNTLITILDENDISLKKESIEKLQKYLSLLERWNKVHSLTSVHKRDIPYVFAVEPLLFAKEISEFADFKRCLDIGTGFGNPGMAMSLYFEDSNFFLVDSSVKKTALLRSALDMAEFDNVQVITARVEELPPHFNLSFDLVVSRGVGTIQKVTSYAMNFVKENGFVVILKARLDMEGMPKEIGALKLEGVKVLNVSYPLKKVRRYAVVYRKVKR, translated from the coding sequence ATGAATACGCTTATCACAATTTTAGATGAAAACGATATAAGTTTAAAGAAAGAATCCATAGAAAAATTGCAAAAATATCTCTCTTTATTAGAAAGATGGAACAAAGTCCATTCGTTAACATCTGTGCATAAGAGGGATATACCATATGTTTTCGCCGTTGAGCCTTTGCTCTTCGCAAAAGAAATCTCCGAATTTGCTGATTTCAAACGATGTTTGGATATTGGGACTGGATTTGGGAATCCCGGCATGGCCATGTCCTTGTATTTTGAAGATAGTAACTTTTTCCTGGTAGATTCTTCTGTGAAGAAAACGGCTTTGCTTAGAAGTGCACTTGATATGGCGGAATTTGATAATGTGCAAGTTATAACCGCGAGAGTGGAAGAACTTCCTCCACACTTTAATCTTTCTTTCGATCTTGTTGTTTCAAGAGGGGTCGGCACCATACAAAAGGTTACATCTTACGCGATGAATTTTGTGAAAGAAAATGGATTCGTTGTGATTTTAAAAGCAAGGCTGGATATGGAAGGGATGCCAAAAGAGATTGGAGCGTTGAAGTTGGAGGGCGTTAAAGTTTTAAACGTTTCATACCCTTTGAAAAAGGTTAGAAGGTATGCGGTGGTTTATCGAAAGGTGAAAAGATGA
- a CDS encoding ABC transporter ATP-binding protein, with amino-acid sequence MAEVETSVNTEVVLKVEHLKKFFPLRKNPFARAKSFLHAVDDLNFEIKRGEVLGLVGESGCGKTTTGKTLLRLYEPTDGKITFLGRDVTHLRSAQDRKWFHSKSQMIFQDPFESLNPRKTIFDIVSEPMNIQNEGNLKQREEKTMEILKRVGIAPPDAFLWRYPHELSGGQRQRVAIARALVMNPEFVVADEPTSMLDVSIRTQVMTLMMDLISDMNMTFIYITHDLAVARYMTNYIAVMYLGRMVEYGETEDVIQNPLHPYTKALISAVPVPDPEFKRKSLQIKGGIGKAIDPPKICRFYDRCPFATERCGKEEPPLYDVGNGHKVACFLYEKDGK; translated from the coding sequence ATGGCTGAAGTAGAAACCAGTGTTAATACAGAAGTCGTTCTTAAAGTAGAACATCTCAAGAAATTTTTCCCATTGCGCAAGAATCCTTTTGCGCGAGCGAAGAGCTTTTTGCACGCCGTCGATGATCTGAATTTCGAGATTAAAAGAGGGGAAGTTTTGGGTCTGGTTGGAGAATCTGGATGCGGTAAAACAACAACAGGCAAGACCCTTTTAAGACTTTACGAACCAACGGATGGAAAGATAACATTTTTGGGAAGAGATGTAACTCATTTAAGAAGTGCACAAGACAGAAAATGGTTTCACAGCAAAAGCCAGATGATATTCCAGGATCCTTTTGAATCGTTGAATCCGAGAAAAACTATATTTGATATCGTTTCGGAACCTATGAACATACAAAACGAAGGAAATTTGAAACAACGAGAAGAAAAGACAATGGAAATTCTTAAAAGAGTTGGAATAGCCCCGCCAGATGCTTTTCTTTGGCGTTATCCACATGAGTTAAGTGGAGGGCAAAGACAACGTGTAGCCATAGCAAGAGCGCTGGTGATGAACCCGGAATTCGTAGTAGCGGACGAGCCAACTTCCATGCTTGATGTTTCGATAAGAACGCAGGTTATGACTCTTATGATGGATCTCATATCCGACATGAACATGACTTTCATCTACATAACCCACGATCTTGCCGTGGCCCGATATATGACGAATTACATAGCCGTTATGTATCTTGGAAGAATGGTTGAATACGGTGAAACTGAAGACGTAATACAAAATCCACTTCATCCGTATACCAAAGCCTTAATTTCAGCCGTGCCAGTTCCCGATCCGGAGTTCAAGAGGAAATCGCTCCAAATAAAGGGCGGGATAGGAAAAGCTATAGATCCTCCAAAAATATGTAGGTTTTACGATAGATGTCCATTTGCGACGGAAAGGTGTGGAAAAGAAGAACCACCTCTTTACGATGTTGGAAACGGACACAAAGTTGCGTGCTTCCTGTATGAAAAAGATGGGAAGTGA